The nucleotide window ACCTGATTCAGTTTCTTCTGCACCGAAAGGTCAGGTTAAGCTACAAACGAAAAATGCTGAAGGTACGTAAACGGGGCCTTTGAAGACCCCGGAGGGTGTCAGTCTGGCTGGCTTCTGACCGGGGCTATTTTCAGCGTGTTCAACATCTCGCACACCAGCAGCATCAGCGCCACACACACGGTCAGTTCACGGCTAATGAATACCACATCGGTTAACCCACTCACGACGATGCCCAGCATCACCGCCAGCAGCATGGCATTACGCGTACGGCAGGCATACACAATCAGCGCGATATAAAAGAGCAGGATCACTAACGCTCCCTGGATGCCCTGTAACGTGGCGCTCTCCAGCAGCTCATTATGCAAATGCACTTTTTCATACATCAGAGAGATTTTTTCCTGATGACGGGTTTTAACATAGTGCTGGAAGCAGGCGGTACGATCCTCAGACTTCATGCCCAATGGCTCTTCGCTGAGACAATATGCGCCGACTTTCCACATCGACAGCCGCGAGGTTAGTGAACCAAACTTATTGCCGTCCGAGCTGACATAGGTGTTGTACTCCTTTATCGTGGCATTCAGTTTAGGCTCAATCATCGGTTTATAACTTAAACCGACCACAACGGCTAACGCTGCCAGCACCGCAAGGAGTGATTTCCAGCCAAAGTGGCGGAACTGCAGCAGACCAACAACGAGGATAATAAGCGGCCAGGCGGCCATCATATTTCGGGTGCCGGTCTGCACAAGGATGAAATAGGAGAGACAAAAAACCAGCAGGCAGAGCAGAATATTTGCAACGGTATGCTTTTCGGAGGCGAGTAAAAACAGCACCATCGTGGAGAGCATAGC belongs to Erwinia pyri and includes:
- a CDS encoding O-antigen ligase family protein, producing MTIGIKKMDFRSAFYFLALAATLLTIMVTFIDVKGAKVLFYWTFYFSLAGILSDWKTCDKSRLWFIGLLAAVGLSKVIWFYWEYLGDSHYNPFNDYLNSGKRLLLACVVGYWLFSQMKKHSLKSFWLLRNGLILAFVAATLFGFYQYFSDMHRVVFALDRATISAYGYAMLSTMVLFLLASEKHTVANILLCLLVFCLSYFILVQTGTRNMMAAWPLIILVVGLLQFRHFGWKSLLAVLAALAVVVGLSYKPMIEPKLNATIKEYNTYVSSDGNKFGSLTSRLSMWKVGAYCLSEEPLGMKSEDRTACFQHYVKTRHQEKISLMYEKVHLHNELLESATLQGIQGALVILLFYIALIVYACRTRNAMLLAVMLGIVVSGLTDVVFISRELTVCVALMLLVCEMLNTLKIAPVRSQPD